The following proteins are encoded in a genomic region of Drosophila miranda strain MSH22 chromosome 4, D.miranda_PacBio2.1, whole genome shotgun sequence:
- the LOC108161462 gene encoding mitochondrial import inner membrane translocase subunit Tim17-B, producing MEEYSREPCPNRIVDDCGGAFAMGLIGSGFFQAVKGFRNAPQGMGRRVMGGVAAMKLRSPGIAANFAAWGGVFSIVDCTLVSLRQREDPWNSIMSGAITGGILAGRSGKVSMACSAVVGGLLLTIIEGVGILFTRISADQFRSPAPPGSSTDPQGGRDEFTFGVASANIST from the coding sequence ATGGAAGAGTACTCGCGTGAGCCGTGCCCCAATCGCATTGTGGACGATTGCGGCGGAGCCTTCGCCATGGGCTTGATTGGAAGTGGCTTCTTCCAGGCAGTCAAGGGTTTCCGGAACGCGCCCCAGGGCATGGGGCGCCGCGTCATGGGCGGCGTGGCAGCCATGAAGTTGCGCTCGCCCGGGATAGCGGCCAACTTTGCCGCCTGGGGCGGAGTCTTCAGCATCGTGGACTGCACCTTGGTGAGCCTGCGCCAGAGGGAGGATCCCTGGAACTCGATCATGAGCGGCGCCATCACCGGCGGCATCCTGGCCGGTCGCAGCGGAAAGGTTTCCATGGCCTGCAGCGCCGTCGTCGGAGGCCTTCTCCTAACCATCATCGAGGGCGTTGGCATCCTCTTCACGCGCATCTCGGCGGACCAGTTCCGCAGCCCAGCGCCGCCCGGCAGTTCGACAGACCCCCAAGGCGGCCGGGATGAGTTCACCTTCGGCGTCGCCAGCGCCAACATATCCACCTAA